Proteins encoded together in one Ipomoea triloba cultivar NCNSP0323 chromosome 4, ASM357664v1 window:
- the LOC116016985 gene encoding auxin-induced protein PCNT115-like — MATIMVPRIKLGSQGLEVSAQGLGCMGMSAYYGTPKPEADMINLIHYAINCGITFLDTSDVYGPHTNEILLAKALGGGMRDKVELATKFGIRSSMSTPTMSSVQQSICGDPAYVRAACEASLKRLDVKCIDLYYQHRIDKHIPIELTMGELKKLVEEGKIKYIGLSEASASTIRRAHAVHPVTAVQLEWSLWSRDAEEEIIPTCRELGIGIVAYSPLGRGFLSSGPKVVVNLSEVDRRKSHPRFQGENAEHNYNLYERITKVAAKKGCTPSQLALAWLHHQGNDVCPIPGTTKIENLNQNIGAFSVNLTAEEMSELESIASAVKGDRQPPGVSTWKDSDTPPLSTWKAT; from the exons ATGGCAACAATAATGGTTCCAAGGATCAAACTTGGCTCGCAAGGCCTGGAGGTGTCGGCCCAAGGTCTGGGCTGTATGGGGATGTCTGCATACTACGGCACACCCAAGCCCGAAGCTGATATGATTAACCTCATCCACTATGCAATCAACTGCGGTATCACCTTTCTCGACACCTCCGATGTCTATGGCCCCCATACAAACGAAATTCTCCTTGCCAAG GCTTTGGGAGGTGGGATGAGAGACAAAGTCGAGTTGGCAACAAAGTTTGGAATTAGAAGTAGTATGAGCACTCCAACAATGTCAAGTGTGCAACAAAGTATATGTGGGGATCCTGCCTATGTAAGAGCTGCGTGTGAGGCAAGCTTGAAGCGGCTTGATGTTAAATGCATTGACCTCTACTATCAGCACCGCATTGATAAACACATTCCCATTGAACTTACG ATGGGAGAACTTAAAAAGCTCGTTGAAGAaggtaaaataaaatacataggTCTATCTGAGGCATCAGCTTCAACAATCCGAAGAGCACATGCTGTTCATCCAGTAACAGCAGTACAATTGGAATGGTCTCTATGGTCGAGAGATGCAGAGGAAGAAATTATTCCTACTTGCAG GGAGCTTGGGATTGGAATTGTAGCATACAGTCCTCTGGGACGAGGATTTTTGTCGTCGGGTCCAAAAGTAGTTGTGAATTTATCAGAAGTTGATAGGCGAAAG AGTCATCCAAGGTTCCAAGGTGAGAATGCTGAGCATAATTACAACTTGTATGAGAGGATCACCAAAGTGGCAGCCAAGAAGGGCTGTACCCCATCACAACTAGCATTGGCCTGGTTGCATCACCAGGGAAACGATGTCTGCCCCATTCCTGGTACCACTAAGATCGAAAACCTCAACCAAAACATCGGAGCTTTTTCTGTGAATCTTACAGCGGAAGAGATGTCCGAGCTTGAATCCATTGCTTCTGCAGTGAAAGGCGACAGGCAGCCCCCGGGTGTTTCAACCTGGAAAGATTCTGATACTCCACCCTTGTCAACATGGAAAGCTacataa